The Methanothermobacter tenebrarum genome has a segment encoding these proteins:
- a CDS encoding secondary thiamine-phosphate synthase enzyme YjbQ, which produces MFSDEINIKTSKRMELVNITQKVKDIVKASGISEGIVNVFTRHTTSAIFINENESRLLGDFEKVIEKLIPMGGSYGHNAIDNNADSHLRAMIIGGSQSIPLIGGSLDLGTWQSIFFVEFDGPRRRRVRVTVIGR; this is translated from the coding sequence ATGTTTTCGGATGAAATAAACATAAAGACTTCAAAGAGGATGGAACTTGTGAACATAACACAGAAGGTGAAAGATATTGTGAAGGCTTCCGGTATCAGCGAGGGTATTGTGAATGTTTTCACGAGACACACTACTTCAGCTATTTTCATAAACGAGAATGAATCAAGGCTCCTTGGAGACTTTGAGAAGGTTATTGAAAAGTTGATACCTATGGGCGGATCCTATGGGCATAATGCCATTGATAATAATGCAGATTCCCATTTAAGGGCGATGATCATAGGGGGTAGTCAGAGCATACCCCTTATTGGTGGTTCCCTAGATCTTGGAACATGGCAGAGCATATTCTTTGTTGAATTTGATGGTCCAAGAAGGCGCAGAGTCAGGGTCACAGTAATTGGAAGATAA
- the cobQ gene encoding cobyric acid synthase CobQ, with product MSAKCIMIQGTSSNAGKSVMVAALCRIFAKKGYRVAPFKSQNMSLNSYTTNENREIAMAQVLQAEAAGVEPSHHMNPILLKPKEEFISHVIVHGKPAGDMNFYDYQRKFRKKALKAIKESLDHLRKNYDLIIIEGAGSPAEINMRQYDLANMEIAHLADADVILVADIDKGGVFASIAGTFMLLDKKDRKRIKGVVINKFRGNLDILLPGIKRIEEITKVPVLGVIPYDENLKLPEEDSASLSERKYKSKGKIKIGVLRLPRISNFTDIDPLEYEENVSIRFIEAEDTLHGLDAIIIPGTRNTINDLLFLKEKGFHDEINDLKDESLIFGICGGFQMLGKKIIDEDHRESRHGSIEGLGLLDCKTEFTGAPKIITQSQGKIIGQGIFQGLKGAQVKGYELHEGITILGDSKPLILLKRGCGNMPGKKLDGAVEGNIAGTYLHGIFHNLKFRRYFTNILRERKGLEKIPYNIDEYNTRFSIERLAKTVEENINLEFIEKLIESSP from the coding sequence ATGAGCGCAAAGTGTATAATGATCCAGGGAACATCATCAAATGCTGGTAAAAGCGTTATGGTAGCTGCACTCTGCAGGATATTCGCAAAGAAAGGATACAGAGTGGCGCCATTCAAATCACAGAACATGTCACTCAACTCCTACACAACAAATGAGAACAGAGAGATAGCAATGGCACAGGTTCTGCAAGCAGAGGCCGCAGGCGTCGAACCATCACATCACATGAATCCCATACTATTAAAACCCAAGGAAGAGTTCATATCACATGTTATAGTCCATGGAAAACCAGCAGGGGACATGAACTTCTATGATTACCAGAGAAAATTCCGAAAAAAAGCCTTAAAGGCCATAAAAGAATCCTTAGACCATCTAAGAAAAAATTATGATCTTATAATCATTGAAGGTGCGGGTTCGCCAGCAGAAATCAACATGCGCCAATACGACCTAGCAAATATGGAAATAGCACACCTAGCAGACGCTGACGTGATACTAGTAGCCGACATAGACAAGGGAGGCGTATTCGCATCAATCGCAGGCACATTCATGCTACTAGACAAGAAAGACAGAAAAAGGATAAAAGGAGTGGTTATAAACAAATTCAGGGGAAACTTGGACATACTATTACCAGGCATCAAAAGGATAGAAGAAATAACCAAAGTCCCAGTACTTGGGGTCATACCTTATGATGAAAACCTCAAATTGCCAGAAGAAGACTCAGCCTCGCTATCAGAGAGAAAATACAAAAGTAAAGGAAAAATAAAAATAGGAGTCCTAAGGCTGCCGAGAATATCCAACTTCACAGACATAGACCCCCTAGAGTATGAAGAAAACGTTTCAATAAGATTCATAGAAGCAGAAGATACACTCCACGGATTAGATGCCATAATAATACCAGGGACCAGGAACACGATAAACGACCTTCTATTCCTAAAAGAAAAAGGATTCCACGACGAAATAAACGATCTTAAGGATGAAAGTCTAATATTTGGGATCTGTGGAGGATTCCAAATGCTAGGCAAAAAAATAATAGATGAAGACCATAGAGAATCACGACATGGGAGCATAGAAGGCCTAGGACTATTAGACTGTAAAACAGAATTCACAGGCGCCCCAAAGATAATAACACAGAGCCAGGGAAAAATAATAGGCCAAGGAATATTCCAGGGATTAAAGGGCGCCCAAGTCAAAGGCTACGAACTCCATGAAGGCATAACAATCCTAGGAGACTCCAAACCTCTAATACTCCTAAAAAGGGGCTGCGGTAACATGCCAGGAAAGAAATTGGATGGGGCAGTTGAAGGAAACATTGCAGGAACATACCTACATGGCATATTCCATAACCTAAAATTCCGAAGATACTTCACAAACATACTCCGCGAAAGAAAAGGCCTAGAAAAAATACCCTACAATATAGACGAATACAATACAAGATTTTCCATTGAAAGACTAGCAAAGACCGTGGAAGAAAACATCAACCTAGAATTCATAGAAAAACTAATAGAATCAAGCCCCTAG
- a CDS encoding DASS family sodium-coupled anion symporter produces METFIYKKGYQLKVGVHVASRKNYFYLLISILLALIVYLIPLPGIGSSGHAALSLLVFAVSMWISEVVPLAVTSMIILFIQPLMGIQSFEDAVIGFANPIIFLIIGGFIMANAIRESGLALRLTYTLLSKLGISPKRTLFVSIFSTGLLSAWIENVVAFAMLLPVIKEIIDLMGCENAKNGESNFAKSMVLGASFGSLAGGLATEIGTAPNLMAAAYTKIPFLNWMIFGFPLSIILMLIVWKILLRIFPPEVHDTRNKTVDDKLDLLGPMKRNEKITLLILFFAIVLWVTAGWTGIDSYSVALIAGVLFLFTGVISWRDAQKNIDWGLIIFFGGALSLGSALLNTGAAKWLIKDIIVALGSPSPLIITLVLIVLAVSITQVMSNIALAAILVPLSVTLAHTQHLPVGIYAVPVAIACSLSFMLPTADPTVAMAHGTGFVKLRDIPRSGIPIIISGIIVTIFVLFTIARPFLGA; encoded by the coding sequence ATGGAAACATTTATATATAAAAAAGGATACCAACTTAAAGTTGGTGTCCATGTGGCCAGCAGAAAGAATTATTTTTATCTTTTGATAAGCATACTATTAGCTTTAATAGTTTATCTTATACCATTGCCTGGGATTGGATCTTCTGGCCATGCAGCCTTGTCATTATTAGTTTTCGCCGTCAGCATGTGGATTAGTGAGGTTGTACCATTAGCTGTGACTTCCATGATCATATTATTTATACAACCATTAATGGGTATTCAGAGTTTTGAAGATGCGGTTATAGGATTTGCAAATCCTATAATATTTCTCATAATAGGCGGCTTTATAATGGCGAATGCGATAAGAGAGAGTGGACTCGCCCTCAGGTTAACCTACACACTCCTCTCAAAACTTGGAATTTCCCCTAAACGGACATTATTTGTGAGCATATTCTCAACAGGCCTCTTATCGGCTTGGATCGAAAATGTTGTGGCATTTGCAATGCTACTCCCAGTCATAAAAGAGATAATCGACTTAATGGGCTGTGAAAATGCCAAGAATGGTGAAAGCAATTTCGCCAAGAGCATGGTCCTCGGAGCATCATTTGGCTCCCTGGCAGGTGGACTCGCAACAGAGATAGGAACAGCCCCCAACCTCATGGCAGCAGCCTACACAAAAATACCATTCCTAAACTGGATGATATTCGGCTTCCCACTTTCAATAATACTCATGTTGATAGTCTGGAAGATTTTACTGCGAATTTTCCCACCAGAAGTCCATGACACCAGGAACAAAACCGTGGATGATAAACTCGATTTACTCGGGCCAATGAAACGTAATGAAAAGATAACCCTATTAATATTATTCTTTGCAATAGTACTTTGGGTTACAGCTGGTTGGACTGGCATAGATAGTTATTCTGTGGCACTCATAGCTGGTGTGCTCTTCCTCTTCACGGGTGTGATAAGTTGGAGAGATGCGCAGAAGAACATTGACTGGGGGCTTATAATATTCTTTGGGGGTGCTCTTTCACTCGGATCCGCCCTCTTAAATACTGGGGCTGCTAAGTGGCTTATAAAGGATATAATAGTGGCCTTAGGATCCCCCAGCCCCTTAATCATAACCCTTGTCCTTATAGTTTTAGCTGTTAGTATAACGCAGGTTATGTCTAATATAGCATTGGCAGCTATACTTGTGCCTTTATCTGTCACCCTTGCCCATACGCAACATTTACCTGTTGGTATTTATGCCGTGCCTGTTGCAATAGCATGTTCACTCTCTTTCATGTTACCTACAGCAGATCCTACGGTGGCCATGGCCCATGGGACTGGTTTTGTGAAGTTGCGGGATATTCCAAGGAGTGGGATTCCAATTATTATCTCGGGGATAATCGTGACGATCTTCGTCCTTTTCACGATAGCAAGGCCTTTTCTAGGGGCTTGA
- a CDS encoding ATP cone domain-containing protein codes for MRVIKRRGRLEPYKPWKIRASLEKATIDAGYSLEEKKEIIDKIYESVTKKLEGKEEIKTDTIRMCLLTELDKCEPYIAKSWRRFEKKYKS; via the coding sequence ATGAGGGTTATAAAGAGAAGAGGGAGATTGGAGCCATATAAGCCTTGGAAGATCAGAGCATCTCTCGAAAAGGCTACTATCGATGCGGGTTATAGTCTTGAAGAGAAAAAGGAGATAATAGACAAGATATATGAGAGTGTAACCAAGAAATTGGAGGGTAAAGAGGAGATAAAGACCGACACTATAAGAATGTGTCTACTCACTGAACTTGATAAGTGTGAACCATACATTGCAAAGTCTTGGAGGAGATTTGAGAAGAAATACAAATCATAG
- the pheT gene encoding phenylalanine--tRNA ligase subunit beta: MPVITVEYEDLKELGVDISKDKLIEILPMMGSDIEEFDEKSVKVEFFPNRPDQLSVEGVARSLKGFLGLEKGLPSYKVKKSQMKLYVDKSVTSIRPHIGMGVVKNVNFNDKRLKQVMEFQEDLHWVIGRDRKKVAIGIHNLDVVEAPFTYKAVKPDEVKFTPLDCDHEMTPAQILREHPKGVEYAHLLEKFDRYPLILDKDDNVLSMPPIINGELTKLTDDTSNILIDVTGIDERAVMQTLNIICTSFAESNGRIESLKILRPEKELETPDLTAKTKKLKASNVTRITGIKLDSKTIIDLLGKARMDAEIISEDEIKVKIPPYRVDILHEVDIIENIAIQYCFNNIKPEIPAIPTIGEEDPWYAIDKFIREIMIGLGFQEIMSLMLTNEENHYLKMRLEEDERVEVAQPISTDRTMIRKSLLNGLLEFLEANRHEDLPQKIFEIGDVVYIDKTQETNTRLVKKLAGAIIHSNANFTEIKSTVAAIIENLGYKFQIEPMDHPSFIKGRCAKIEDNGLKGFFGELHPEVITNFKLEYPIIAFEITFPSR, encoded by the coding sequence ATGCCAGTTATAACAGTTGAATATGAGGATCTGAAAGAACTGGGAGTAGATATAAGCAAAGACAAACTTATTGAGATTCTCCCTATGATGGGCAGTGACATCGAAGAATTTGATGAAAAAAGTGTAAAAGTGGAATTTTTCCCTAACAGGCCAGATCAACTTTCGGTGGAAGGTGTTGCAAGAAGCCTTAAAGGTTTCCTAGGCCTTGAGAAAGGCTTACCATCCTATAAGGTTAAAAAATCTCAGATGAAACTGTATGTGGACAAGAGCGTGACGAGTATAAGACCCCATATTGGGATGGGCGTTGTTAAGAATGTTAATTTTAACGATAAAAGGTTAAAGCAGGTTATGGAGTTCCAAGAGGATCTGCATTGGGTCATAGGAAGAGACAGGAAAAAGGTGGCCATAGGCATACATAACCTTGATGTGGTGGAGGCTCCATTCACTTACAAGGCTGTTAAACCAGATGAGGTGAAGTTCACCCCACTCGACTGTGACCATGAAATGACACCAGCCCAAATACTCAGAGAACATCCAAAAGGCGTGGAATACGCCCATCTCTTGGAAAAATTTGATCGTTATCCCCTCATCCTTGACAAGGACGATAACGTCCTCTCAATGCCGCCCATAATTAATGGGGAGCTTACAAAACTCACAGATGATACCAGCAACATCCTCATAGACGTCACAGGGATTGACGAGCGCGCTGTCATGCAAACATTGAATATAATCTGCACTTCCTTCGCAGAATCCAATGGCAGAATAGAAAGCCTTAAGATACTCCGCCCAGAAAAAGAACTTGAAACACCAGATCTAACAGCCAAAACAAAAAAATTAAAGGCTTCAAATGTTACAAGGATAACAGGGATAAAACTCGACTCAAAGACCATAATAGATCTTCTAGGAAAAGCTAGGATGGACGCGGAGATCATATCAGAGGATGAAATCAAAGTTAAAATTCCACCCTACAGGGTTGATATACTCCATGAAGTCGACATCATCGAAAACATAGCAATACAATACTGTTTCAATAATATTAAACCTGAGATCCCGGCAATCCCAACCATAGGAGAGGAAGACCCATGGTATGCGATTGACAAGTTCATAAGAGAAATCATGATAGGCCTCGGCTTCCAAGAGATCATGAGTTTAATGTTAACCAACGAAGAAAACCATTACCTGAAAATGAGACTCGAAGAAGATGAAAGAGTTGAAGTGGCACAGCCAATATCCACTGATAGGACAATGATAAGAAAAAGCTTACTTAATGGCCTGCTGGAATTCCTAGAAGCTAACAGGCACGAAGACCTGCCACAGAAGATATTTGAAATAGGTGATGTAGTATACATTGACAAGACCCAGGAGACAAACACCCGACTAGTTAAGAAACTTGCAGGTGCTATAATACACTCAAATGCCAACTTCACCGAAATAAAATCCACAGTAGCAGCTATAATAGAAAATCTTGGATACAAATTCCAAATAGAACCCATGGATCATCCATCTTTCATAAAAGGCAGATGCGCAAAAATAGAAGATAATGGGTTAAAAGGATTCTTCGGAGAATTACACCCAGAGGTTATAACCAACTTCAAATTAGAGTACCCTATAATCGCCTTTGAAATAACATTCCCTAGCAGATAA
- the uvrC gene encoding excinuclease ABC subunit UvrC: MAVAVKKVEDLPDKTGVYILKDRKGNILYIGKSISLRKRVRSYFQPTDNPKIKNMRKHLDHVEYIITDTEREALILESNLIKKYKPPYNIHLKDDKRYPYLKITSEEYPRITITRRITSDGAYFGPFTSAFAAKKMIKFLKSLFKIRDCKRMDGPCLNNQMGLCYSPCTGNISKDEYIRMVRRVELFFQGQYKDILKELEEEMEDAASKLEFEKAATLRDQIISLKEVMGKGQTTFTKGIDKDIITISFDDKAHIMILHVKDGKIIGKNDFTMDSIKEETPRGILSAFIQQYYSTPHQIPEEIITEYAINKRRLLEKWLSNLKGVKVKIRTPIGGSELKLLKAAVKSVQELSEEKTETHKILAELKRQLKLPEHPRRIEGYDISNISGEAPVGSMVTFIDGKPAKGLYRRYKIHTRGPDDYAMLREIIKRRYSKDETKADLIIVDGGRGQLNSALSVLESLNIEIPVIGVAKEDEKIYTPYSMSPIRLPRDSKVLHLIQHVRDEAHRFAIEYHRKIRNKRFKASQLDKIKGIGSKRKMRLLRHFKGIEAIKGASIEELSQVEGINRKLAEKIHKHFHNTQ; encoded by the coding sequence TTGGCAGTGGCTGTTAAGAAGGTTGAGGATCTCCCAGATAAGACCGGAGTTTATATTCTAAAGGATAGGAAAGGTAACATACTCTATATTGGAAAGTCAATATCTTTGAGAAAACGTGTTAGATCATATTTCCAGCCTACAGATAATCCAAAAATAAAAAACATGAGAAAACACTTAGACCATGTGGAGTATATCATAACAGACACTGAAAGGGAGGCCTTGATACTCGAGAGCAACCTTATCAAGAAATATAAACCACCCTATAATATCCATCTCAAGGATGATAAAAGATACCCTTACCTTAAAATTACCAGTGAAGAATATCCGAGAATAACGATAACAAGGAGAATAACATCCGATGGAGCCTATTTTGGGCCATTCACGAGCGCATTTGCCGCGAAGAAGATGATTAAATTTCTAAAATCCTTATTCAAGATCAGGGATTGTAAGAGAATGGATGGACCATGCCTCAACAACCAAATGGGCCTATGCTACAGTCCATGCACCGGTAATATTTCAAAGGATGAATACATTCGGATGGTCAGAAGAGTGGAGCTTTTCTTCCAGGGACAATACAAGGACATCCTAAAAGAATTGGAAGAGGAAATGGAGGATGCTGCATCAAAATTAGAATTTGAAAAAGCAGCAACACTAAGGGACCAGATAATATCATTAAAGGAGGTCATGGGAAAAGGACAAACCACATTCACCAAGGGTATAGACAAGGATATTATAACCATTAGTTTCGATGATAAAGCCCATATCATGATATTACACGTCAAAGATGGGAAAATCATAGGTAAAAACGATTTCACCATGGATAGTATCAAGGAAGAAACGCCTAGGGGAATATTATCAGCATTTATCCAACAATACTATTCAACACCACATCAAATACCAGAAGAAATAATCACAGAATATGCCATAAACAAGAGGAGACTATTAGAGAAATGGTTATCCAACCTAAAGGGGGTTAAAGTTAAGATCAGAACCCCTATAGGGGGATCTGAACTAAAACTTTTAAAGGCGGCGGTTAAAAGCGTCCAGGAACTTTCAGAAGAGAAAACAGAAACCCATAAGATCCTAGCCGAACTGAAAAGGCAACTTAAACTCCCAGAGCATCCCCGGAGGATAGAAGGCTACGATATTTCGAATATTAGTGGAGAGGCGCCAGTAGGATCCATGGTAACATTCATAGATGGAAAGCCTGCAAAGGGCCTCTACAGACGATACAAGATACACACAAGGGGCCCCGACGATTATGCCATGCTCCGCGAAATCATCAAAAGAAGATACTCAAAGGATGAGACAAAAGCAGACCTTATAATAGTAGATGGCGGCCGAGGACAATTAAATTCAGCTTTAAGCGTCCTCGAATCATTAAACATTGAAATACCAGTTATAGGAGTCGCTAAAGAGGATGAAAAAATATACACGCCCTATTCAATGAGTCCAATAAGACTACCAAGAGATTCTAAGGTTCTACATCTCATACAACATGTGAGGGATGAAGCCCACAGGTTCGCCATCGAATACCATCGCAAAATCAGGAATAAAAGATTTAAGGCTTCTCAACTCGATAAAATAAAAGGTATAGGGTCCAAGAGGAAAATGAGACTACTAAGGCACTTTAAGGGGATAGAAGCTATTAAAGGTGCTAGTATAGAGGAGCTGAGCCAAGTAGAGGGGATAAACAGGAAGCTCGCCGAAAAGATCCATAAACACTTCCACAACACCCAATAA
- a CDS encoding site-specific DNA-methyltransferase: MDEITNESVNFVLTSPPYPMIEIWDSLFSSFNPRIGEALEDGDGMRAYDLMHKELNSVWDEIDRVICPGGIVCINIGDATRKIGDSFKVYANHSRIIYYFEKKGYNILPLIIWKKHSNKPTKFMGSGMLPPNAYVTHEHEYILIFRKNGPRQFKTEKEKEKRRNSAYFWEERNEWFSDIWADLKGTPQKLDDIERKTAAYPLRLAYRLISMYSIQGDTILDPFLGTGTTMIAAMCAARNSIGYEIDTKFKNIIEARIKEIKRLSRELIRERLKKHAKLIKMKNTRYRSKYYGFNVMTKQEQDILFQIIKEIRKDDGNRFEITYKPLKFVNFL; encoded by the coding sequence ATGGATGAAATTACTAACGAGAGTGTGAACTTTGTACTCACATCACCACCATATCCGATGATAGAGATATGGGATAGTCTATTCTCATCGTTTAATCCTCGGATAGGTGAAGCCCTCGAAGACGGGGATGGGATGAGAGCATATGATCTCATGCACAAAGAACTGAATAGTGTCTGGGATGAAATAGATCGGGTAATATGTCCTGGGGGGATTGTTTGCATTAATATAGGGGATGCCACGCGGAAAATAGGAGATTCTTTCAAAGTTTACGCAAACCATTCCCGTATAATATACTATTTCGAAAAGAAAGGCTACAATATTCTACCACTTATTATTTGGAAGAAACATTCAAATAAGCCGACAAAGTTCATGGGCTCTGGGATGCTACCACCAAATGCCTATGTCACACACGAACATGAATACATACTAATATTTCGTAAAAATGGCCCCCGTCAATTCAAAACAGAAAAAGAAAAAGAGAAAAGGAGGAATAGTGCATACTTTTGGGAAGAGAGAAATGAATGGTTCTCGGATATATGGGCCGACTTAAAGGGCACACCACAAAAATTAGATGATATAGAAAGAAAGACAGCAGCATACCCTTTAAGATTGGCATATAGGCTGATAAGCATGTACTCAATCCAAGGCGACACCATTTTAGACCCCTTCTTGGGCACTGGGACAACCATGATAGCTGCAATGTGCGCTGCCCGTAATTCAATAGGATATGAGATCGACACCAAATTTAAGAATATAATAGAAGCGCGAATAAAAGAGATTAAAAGATTATCAAGGGAACTCATCAGGGAACGCTTGAAAAAACATGCAAAATTGATCAAAATGAAAAATACTAGATATAGATCGAAATATTACGGCTTTAATGTTATGACAAAACAAGAACAGGATATATTATTCCAGATAATAAAAGAAATCAGAAAAGATGATGGAAACAGATTCGAAATAACCTATAAACCCTTAAAGTTTGTCAACTTTCTATGA
- a CDS encoding PAS domain S-box protein produces the protein MESPSLEDIFFEYSKSANLIAKDSVIEEYNNEFIKLTGLPEDRLKGVNLKDILDTRISGRFVEDLHTNLKVDGSIIPVLVTCIPLKDGRIFLSMKPSEKLLEGFKSVFESTADAILIVDENGRIFEANPSFYRVFGYERDEIIGRELTLIIPSEFHEDFKKMMDKFKREGEHPLAGKIFETKSRRADGTIISVEMSLTPWTFNGENYTTSIIRDITEKKKMEEELRAREEKYRRIVEKFIQNALALIAEIKK, from the coding sequence ATGGAATCCCCTAGCCTTGAAGATATCTTCTTTGAATATTCTAAAAGTGCTAATCTCATAGCAAAAGATTCTGTCATAGAAGAATATAATAATGAATTCATAAAATTAACTGGCCTACCAGAGGATAGGTTAAAAGGGGTTAATCTTAAGGATATTTTGGATACTAGGATTTCAGGGAGGTTTGTTGAGGATCTACATACAAATCTCAAGGTTGATGGTTCAATTATACCTGTGCTTGTGACATGCATCCCACTCAAGGATGGGAGGATATTCCTATCAATGAAACCCAGCGAAAAACTATTAGAAGGGTTCAAATCCGTCTTTGAATCCACTGCTGATGCCATACTCATAGTCGATGAGAATGGTAGGATTTTCGAGGCGAACCCCTCATTTTATAGGGTATTCGGGTATGAGCGTGATGAAATCATAGGCCGGGAACTTACCCTTATAATACCATCCGAGTTTCATGAAGATTTTAAGAAGATGATGGACAAATTCAAGAGGGAGGGTGAACATCCCCTCGCAGGCAAAATATTCGAAACTAAAAGTCGAAGGGCTGATGGAACTATCATCTCAGTTGAAATGTCATTAACCCCCTGGACCTTCAATGGGGAAAACTATACTACATCCATTATAAGGGATATCACTGAGAAGAAGAAGATGGAGGAGGAGTTAAGGGCCAGGGAAGAGAAGTATCGTAGGATAGTCGAAAAATTCATACAGAATGCACTTGCACTTATAGCTGAGATAAAAAAATAA
- a CDS encoding DUF362 domain-containing protein — translation MTSLIAVKKCTSYDPSRVIEAIRECINNISGFDDLEKGDNVLLKPNLLMGASPEEGITTHPTIVEATARILLEKNVKVMIGDSPGSPYTNLENLWEKTGMKSISKKLGIKLLNFESTGSYIKNFKSEKYPIAKPILECDFIINLPKIKTHNLTILTCAIKNMYGAIPGARKTDYHRRYPSPSEFSERIVDIYELTQPNLTIVDGIIGMEGNGPSGGNPRKLGIILASNDTVALDVYISHILGMDPYMIPSNRIAIERGLGKGLGNIKVIGDEPTLIDDFKWPSNIYHALEFLPLRLAKTLLRFWWSRPAIDDRNCKNCGVCVEACPTGALTQGMSSPVFDYEKCVNCLCCMELCPHHAFYHEKSFLYKLTSRLSNRR, via the coding sequence TTGACATCATTGATAGCAGTGAAGAAATGCACATCATACGATCCTTCAAGGGTCATAGAAGCCATCAGAGAATGTATCAATAATATAAGTGGATTTGATGATTTAGAAAAAGGCGACAACGTACTCCTCAAACCAAACCTTCTAATGGGCGCATCACCAGAAGAGGGGATAACAACACACCCAACAATTGTAGAAGCCACGGCAAGAATATTACTCGAAAAAAATGTGAAAGTCATGATAGGTGACAGTCCAGGAAGCCCCTACACCAACCTAGAAAACCTATGGGAAAAAACTGGGATGAAAAGCATAAGCAAAAAACTAGGTATCAAACTATTAAATTTCGAATCAACAGGATCATACATCAAAAATTTCAAATCAGAAAAATATCCCATAGCAAAACCCATACTAGAATGCGATTTCATCATCAACCTCCCGAAGATAAAAACCCATAACCTAACAATATTAACATGCGCCATAAAAAACATGTACGGGGCCATCCCAGGAGCCAGAAAAACAGATTACCATAGAAGATACCCAAGCCCCTCAGAATTCAGTGAAAGAATAGTTGACATATATGAACTCACACAACCAAACCTGACCATCGTAGATGGTATAATTGGAATGGAAGGCAACGGCCCATCAGGAGGCAATCCAAGAAAACTTGGAATCATACTCGCATCAAATGATACAGTAGCATTAGACGTTTACATCTCCCACATCCTTGGAATGGATCCATATATGATACCATCTAATAGGATAGCAATAGAAAGGGGACTCGGAAAAGGCTTAGGTAACATTAAAGTCATAGGGGATGAACCCACACTAATAGATGACTTCAAATGGCCCTCAAATATATATCATGCCCTTGAATTTTTACCTTTGAGGTTAGCTAAGACACTTTTAAGGTTTTGGTGGTCGAGGCCAGCCATTGATGATAGAAATTGCAAAAATTGTGGGGTATGTGTAGAGGCTTGTCCCACCGGCGCCCTTACTCAGGGCATGTCATCTCCAGTATTTGATTATGAAAAGTGTGTGAATTGTTTATGCTGCATGGAACTCTGCCCTCATCATGCATTTTATCATGAGAAAAGCTTCCTTTACAAGTTGACCTCACGCTTATCCAACAGAAGATAG